Proteins encoded together in one Thermoplasmatales archaeon BRNA1 window:
- a CDS encoding trimethylamine corrinoid protein has protein sequence MTQEELNKRAEQAVLKYNINEAKAVANDALAQNADLVNLITEGFTKGINQVGDLYEQKKAFLPHIMAAANAMNAGVDILTPHLGGASVSGDSLGKFVICTIEGDIHSIGKDICAIMLKVAGFDVVNLGRDIPLKDIAQAAEDNAAIAVGTSALMTSTMVNQKAFEEIMKKRGLKGKCLTNVGGAPVTQQWADEIGADVYSENATDIVAKMVKAVKG, from the coding sequence ATGACCCAGGAAGAACTGAACAAGAGAGCCGAGCAGGCTGTCCTGAAATACAACATCAACGAGGCAAAAGCCGTCGCCAACGACGCTCTCGCCCAGAACGCTGACCTTGTGAACCTCATCACTGAGGGATTCACCAAGGGAATCAACCAGGTTGGAGACCTCTACGAGCAGAAGAAAGCCTTCCTGCCCCACATCATGGCCGCTGCAAACGCCATGAACGCCGGAGTCGACATCCTGACCCCCCACCTCGGAGGAGCTTCCGTCTCTGGAGACAGCCTCGGAAAGTTCGTCATCTGCACCATCGAGGGAGACATCCACTCCATCGGAAAGGACATCTGCGCAATCATGCTGAAGGTCGCCGGATTCGATGTTGTCAACCTCGGAAGGGACATCCCCCTGAAAGACATCGCCCAGGCAGCTGAGGACAACGCAGCTATCGCTGTCGGAACCTCCGCCCTCATGACCTCCACCATGGTCAACCAGAAGGCCTTCGAGGAGATCATGAAGAAGAGGGGACTGAAGGGCAAGTGCCTCACCAACGTCGGTGGAGCACCTGTCACCCAGCAGTGGGCAGACGAGATCGGAGCAGACGTCTACTCCGAGAACGCCACTGACATCGTCGCCAAGATGGTCAAGGCCGTCAAGGGATGA
- a CDS encoding Trimethylamine:corrinoid methyltransferase: MTQLNGIKFELFTDDEIRRIDEATRDILSTYGVQVSDSEGLDIFEKGGCEVDRATQMVKIPNYVIDRALATCPHKFTLYGRDESRTFDQAWMGKVHYTCFGTGIQMCDYKAPGKFETRDSVGQDIADIAHTIDALPGFSYFSLPVSARDWAGKGSEDTHELLLALENTTMHFHHIDPVAENMEFYWEIAKAYYHGDEKAARDKPIFSCLVCPTSPLELSHNAVGCISKAARFGIPCNVLSMAMAGGSSSVFLAGTLVTHNAEVLAGIVLSQLVAPGAKVWYGSSTTTFDLKRGTAPVGSPELGLISAAVAKLGQYYKLPVFTAGMOTDAKVPDGQASHEKTITSLFAALAGVNMIYGSGMLELGVTFSIEQMIVDNDIINMERRAMDGIPVTDETLAVEAIKEIGVGNDFIAHPSTMENIELASDPACFDRYMLGDWKAAGSKDVIDVAHDIYMDIKKNHVVKPIDADVLAKMEAIAKKADEAYLEKAKREENE; the protein is encoded by the coding sequence ATGACCCAGCTGAACGGCATTAAATTCGAGCTGTTCACTGACGACGAGATCCGCCGCATCGATGAGGCAACCAGGGACATCCTTTCCACCTACGGAGTTCAGGTTTCTGACTCTGAGGGACTCGACATCTTCGAGAAGGGAGGATGCGAGGTCGACAGGGCCACCCAGATGGTCAAGATCCCCAACTACGTCATCGACCGCGCTCTCGCCACCTGCCCTCACAAATTCACCCTGTACGGACGTGATGAGTCCAGGACCTTCGACCAGGCATGGATGGGCAAAGTCCACTACACCTGTTTCGGAACTGGAATCCAGATGTGCGACTACAAGGCTCCCGGCAAGTTCGAGACCCGTGACTCCGTCGGACAGGACATCGCAGACATCGCGCACACCATCGACGCCCTGCCTGGATTCTCCTACTTCTCCCTGCCTGTCTCCGCGAGGGACTGGGCCGGAAAGGGATCCGAGGACACTCACGAGCTCCTGCTCGCACTCGAGAACACCACCATGCACTTCCACCACATCGACCCCGTTGCAGAGAACATGGAGTTCTACTGGGAGATCGCAAAGGCATACTACCACGGCGACGAGAAGGCTGCACGCGACAAGCCCATCTTCTCCTGCCTCGTTTGCCCCACCTCCCCGCTGGAGCTTTCCCACAACGCAGTCGGATGCATCTCCAAGGCTGCCCGCTTCGGAATCCCCTGCAACGTTCTGTCCATGGCAATGGCCGGCGGATCCTCTTCCGTCTTCCTCGCCGGAACCCTCGTTACCCACAACGCCGAGGTTCTCGCTGGAATCGTTCTGTCCCAGCTCGTCGCTCCTGGAGCAAAGGTCTGGTACGGATCTTCCACCACCACCTTCGACCTGAAGAGGGGAACCGCACCTGTCGGATCTCCTGAGCTCGGACTCATCTCCGCAGCTGTCGCGAAGCTCGGACAGTACTACAAGCTGCCCGTCTTCACCGCAGGTATGTAGACCGACGCCAAGGTGCCCGACGGACAGGCTTCCCACGAGAAGACCATCACTTCCCTGTTCGCAGCACTCGCTGGTGTCAACATGATCTACGGATCCGGAATGCTCGAGCTCGGAGTTACCTTCTCCATCGAGCAGATGATCGTCGACAACGACATCATCAACATGGAGCGCCGCGCAATGGACGGAATCCCGGTCACCGATGAGACCCTGGCTGTTGAGGCCATCAAGGAGATCGGAGTCGGAAACGACTTCATCGCACACCCCTCCACCATGGAGAACATCGAGCTTGCCTCCGACCCCGCCTGCTTCGACAGGTACATGCTCGGAGACTGGAAGGCCGCCGGATCCAAGGATGTCATCGATGTCGCTCACGACATCTACATGGACATCAAGAAGAACCACGTTGTCAAGCCCATCGACGCAGACGTACTTGCGAAGATGGAGGCCATCGCAAAGAAGGCCGACGAGGCCTACCTTGAGAAGGCGAAGAGAGAGGAGAATGAGTGA
- a CDS encoding dimethylamine:corrinoid methyltransferase, producing the protein MAATEYYTRLGDGKRVTMTKEAIMADLQAGTADAADMGGIPALNESQLEQLADIVMDKNRVVGVEPGNEVVLTYDIGQLDFTGDNGNSGNGVDMGRLEAALLHERALGSDTFELAHSDYSVKPVKPVIAMEMQTMEEIQNEIIIPFFYGAMPNMGLYYAPDGPYGNPADLMREFKIDESMQMSELASAHLTRDIEYVGNKIFAAGADGFDFDTIASAGDADFVGSLNGIELLRKANPNMYINAGMAGENVMGIHGSIEYKGKSVAGMFPAQQIKMCEQAGANVFGTVCNTNTSRTLAWNLARSVTFAKSAVDAKSLPVHVDLGMGVGGIPMFETPPIDAVTRCSKAMVEVAHADGVOIGVGDPCGMDVTHYMASGMGGIRGAGDMVARMMYGKNMTIDKAKEYVAKKLGVTTMDLGDEVVMRDLREELKIGVVTGLPGAPRGIAAKLNIEKILGITINSCEKFRGMLKN; encoded by the coding sequence ATGGCAGCCACTGAGTATTACACAAGGCTTGGAGACGGAAAACGCGTCACCATGACCAAAGAGGCCATCATGGCCGACCTCCAGGCAGGAACCGCTGACGCAGCCGACATGGGTGGAATCCCCGCCCTCAACGAGAGCCAGCTTGAGCAGCTCGCTGACATCGTTATGGACAAGAACCGCGTCGTCGGTGTTGAGCCCGGAAACGAGGTCGTTCTTACCTACGATATCGGACAGCTCGACTTCACCGGTGACAACGGAAACTCCGGAAACGGAGTCGACATGGGAAGGCTCGAGGCCGCTCTCCTCCACGAGAGGGCACTCGGATCCGACACCTTCGAGCTCGCTCACTCTGACTACTCCGTCAAGCCGGTCAAGCCGGTCATCGCGATGGAGATGCAGACCATGGAGGAGATCCAGAACGAGATCATCATCCCCTTCTTCTACGGTGCAATGCCCAACATGGGTCTCTACTACGCTCCTGACGGACCGTACGGAAACCCCGCAGACCTCATGAGGGAGTTCAAGATCGACGAGTCCATGCAGATGTCTGAGCTCGCTTCCGCACACCTCACCCGCGACATTGAGTACGTTGGAAACAAGATCTTCGCCGCTGGAGCGGATGGATTCGACTTCGACACCATCGCCTCCGCAGGAGACGCCGACTTCGTCGGATCCCTGAACGGAATCGAGCTCCTCAGGAAGGCCAACCCCAACATGTACATCAACGCCGGAATGGCCGGTGAGAACGTCATGGGTATCCACGGATCCATCGAGTACAAGGGCAAGTCCGTCGCCGGAATGTTCCCCGCTCAGCAGATCAAGATGTGTGAGCAGGCCGGAGCGAACGTCTTCGGAACCGTCTGCAACACCAACACCTCCAGGACCCTCGCATGGAACCTCGCCAGGTCCGTCACCTTCGCAAAGTCTGCAGTTGACGCGAAATCCCTGCCTGTCCACGTCGACCTCGGAATGGGAGTCGGTGGAATCCCCATGTTCGAGACCCCGCCGATCGACGCCGTCACCAGGTGCTCCAAGGCTATGGTCGAAGTCGCACACGCCGACGGTGTATAGATCGGAGTGGGTGACCCCTGCGGAATGGACGTCACTCACTACATGGCATCCGGAATGGGAGGAATCCGCGGAGCCGGAGACATGGTCGCCCGTATGATGTACGGAAAGAACATGACTATCGACAAGGCAAAGGAGTACGTTGCCAAGAAGCTCGGAGTCACCACCATGGACCTCGGAGACGAGGTTGTCATGAGGGACCTCCGTGAGGAGCTCAAGATCGGAGTCGTCACCGGACTGCCCGGTGCACCCCGTGGAATCGCAGCCAAGCTGAACATCGAGAAGATCCTCGGTATCACCATCAACAGCTGCGAGAAGTTCCGCGGAATGCTCAAGAACTGA
- a CDS encoding dimethylamine corrinoid protein yields the protein MAFESEVKAIKDAMVAYKVQGIVDAVDKALAAGMAPNDIINAMGDGMSDVGVLFERGKLFLPHVLSAAGGMTKAMEKLNPLLQAQGGAATEKKASVVMGTVEGDVHDIGKSICSTMLQCAGFDVHDLGRDVPTPKFLDEVTKNGCTMVGMSALMTTTMVVMKTVIDQLKDLGVRDKTIVMVGGAPITQAYADKIGADIYGESASETTAKVKDL from the coding sequence ATGGCATTCGAGAGCGAAGTCAAAGCAATCAAAGACGCAATGGTAGCCTACAAGGTTCAGGGAATCGTCGACGCAGTCGACAAGGCCCTCGCAGCCGGAATGGCCCCCAACGACATCATCAACGCAATGGGAGACGGAATGTCCGACGTCGGAGTCCTCTTCGAGCGCGGAAAGCTCTTCCTTCCCCACGTCCTGTCCGCCGCTGGTGGAATGACCAAGGCCATGGAGAAGCTCAACCCCCTGCTTCAGGCACAGGGCGGAGCCGCCACCGAGAAGAAGGCCTCCGTCGTCATGGGAACCGTCGAGGGAGACGTCCACGACATCGGAAAGTCGATCTGCTCCACCATGCTGCAGTGCGCAGGTTTTGATGTCCACGACCTCGGAAGGGACGTCCCCACCCCGAAGTTCCTGGACGAGGTCACCAAGAACGGATGCACCATGGTCGGAATGTCCGCCCTTATGACCACTACCATGGTCGTCATGAAGACCGTCATCGACCAGCTCAAGGACCTCGGAGTCCGCGACAAGACCATCGTCATGGTCGGCGGAGCCCCCATCACCCAGGCCTACGCGGACAAGATCGGCGCGGACATCTACGGAGAGTCCGCTTCCGAGACCACCGCAAAGGTCAAGGACCTCTGA
- a CDS encoding Aspartyl aminopeptidase has product MVSKKDDKSAGQKLEEKLLMKSEILAASNSKLLDESMAYGEEYKTFLCHKTEREIVDYTLPIAKKKGYKEFKYGTKYKAGDKVFFNNRGKNLILCTIGKQPVSEGVRVSVAHADSPRLDFKPNPLFETTDMAYFKTHYYGGIKKYQWMTIPLSLHGVVTLSNGKSVTVRIGEDAEDPLFCISDLLVHLAGNQVKKPMYEAIDAEQMNILVGSWPVDDEKVKEKIKLNIMQILNKKYGIKEKDFLSAELCACPAYQPRDLGLDRSMVAAYGQDDKVCAFAQFKAEIDTVSPEFTTMMVFADKEETGSDGPTGMRSVFWKDFLEDLAEAYGFNVRHVLRKSICLSCDVNAAVDPGWPEAFEPTNCSFLGRGPVVSKYTGARGKYSTNDASAEVMGYLRRILEEADIPWQVGELGRVDVGGGGTIASEISVHNIDTVDMGVPVLSMHAPMEVTSKTDDYMLYKAVFAFFNSKLPKTI; this is encoded by the coding sequence ATGGTCAGCAAGAAAGACGACAAAAGTGCCGGACAGAAGCTTGAAGAGAAACTTCTGATGAAATCGGAGATCCTAGCGGCCTCCAACAGCAAGCTTCTCGACGAATCCATGGCCTACGGGGAGGAATACAAGACGTTCCTCTGCCACAAGACCGAGCGCGAGATTGTCGACTACACTCTCCCTATCGCCAAGAAGAAAGGCTACAAGGAGTTCAAATACGGGACCAAGTACAAGGCCGGCGACAAGGTCTTCTTCAACAACCGCGGGAAGAACCTAATCCTCTGCACCATCGGCAAACAGCCCGTGTCCGAAGGAGTCAGGGTCAGCGTCGCACACGCCGACAGCCCCCGTCTGGACTTCAAGCCCAACCCCCTCTTCGAAACCACAGACATGGCCTACTTCAAGACCCACTACTACGGTGGCATCAAGAAGTACCAGTGGATGACCATCCCCTTGTCTCTCCACGGAGTCGTCACCCTATCCAACGGCAAGTCCGTGACCGTCAGGATCGGGGAGGACGCCGAGGACCCGCTCTTCTGCATCTCCGACCTGCTCGTCCACCTCGCCGGCAACCAGGTGAAGAAACCCATGTACGAGGCCATCGACGCCGAGCAGATGAACATCCTCGTCGGCTCCTGGCCCGTTGACGACGAGAAGGTCAAGGAGAAAATCAAACTCAACATAATGCAAATCCTCAACAAGAAGTACGGTATCAAGGAGAAGGACTTCCTCTCCGCCGAGCTCTGCGCCTGCCCCGCATACCAGCCCCGCGACCTGGGACTCGACCGCTCCATGGTCGCCGCCTACGGACAGGACGACAAGGTCTGCGCCTTCGCCCAGTTCAAGGCGGAGATCGACACCGTCAGCCCCGAGTTCACCACCATGATGGTCTTCGCCGACAAGGAGGAGACCGGTTCCGACGGACCCACCGGAATGAGGTCCGTCTTCTGGAAGGACTTCCTGGAGGATCTCGCGGAGGCTTACGGATTCAACGTCCGCCACGTGCTCCGCAAGTCCATCTGCCTCTCCTGCGACGTCAACGCCGCGGTAGATCCCGGATGGCCGGAGGCCTTCGAGCCCACCAACTGCTCCTTCCTCGGAAGGGGGCCCGTCGTATCCAAATACACCGGCGCCCGCGGGAAGTACAGCACCAACGATGCCTCCGCGGAGGTAATGGGCTACCTGAGGAGGATCCTCGAGGAGGCCGATATCCCCTGGCAGGTGGGGGAGCTCGGAAGGGTCGATGTCGGAGGAGGGGGGACCATCGCCTCGGAGATCTCCGTCCACAACATCGACACCGTCGACATGGGTGTCCCCGTGCTCTCGATGCACGCCCCCATGGAGGTCACCTCCAAGACGGACGATTACATGCTCTACAAGGCAGTCTTCGCTTTCTTCAATAGCAAGCTGCCCAAGACAATCTGA
- a CDS encoding ubiquinone/menaquinone biosynthesis methyltransferase, with protein MSKEEVKPNGTQFEGKEEYVKDVFTQISSFYDEMNDIMSMNMIKGWHKTMIRLAGDISGKTCADIGTGTGKIAFLVAQHAGPEGTVYGIDLTPAMIDYAKEHMPADLPKPVDFRVGNALELELEDCSVDLVTSGYMLRNVTDIQKCLSEMYRVLRPGGKVVVAEMATPDNRVIRYFYNLYMNKRVRRIARKYDKGKQIDGHQAAYDWLADSIKGFPHGRVMADKFSAAGFRNVRFHNKMFGAACIYEGVKE; from the coding sequence ATGTCCAAGGAAGAGGTCAAGCCCAACGGTACGCAGTTCGAGGGGAAGGAGGAGTATGTCAAGGACGTCTTCACTCAGATTTCCTCTTTCTACGACGAGATGAACGACATCATGTCGATGAACATGATCAAGGGTTGGCACAAGACCATGATCAGGCTCGCCGGCGACATCTCCGGCAAGACCTGCGCCGACATCGGCACCGGGACCGGTAAGATTGCCTTCCTCGTCGCCCAGCACGCCGGACCCGAGGGGACCGTCTACGGCATCGACCTGACCCCCGCCATGATCGACTACGCCAAGGAGCACATGCCAGCGGACCTCCCCAAACCCGTGGACTTCCGCGTGGGGAACGCACTCGAGCTCGAGCTCGAGGACTGCAGCGTCGACCTCGTCACCTCCGGATACATGCTCCGCAACGTCACCGACATCCAGAAGTGCCTGTCGGAGATGTACAGGGTGCTCCGCCCCGGAGGCAAGGTCGTGGTCGCGGAGATGGCCACCCCGGACAACCGCGTCATACGCTACTTCTACAACCTCTACATGAACAAGAGGGTCCGCCGCATCGCCCGCAAGTACGACAAGGGCAAGCAGATCGACGGGCATCAGGCTGCCTACGACTGGCTGGCGGATTCCATCAAGGGATTCCCCCACGGCAGGGTCATGGCCGACAAGTTCTCTGCCGCCGGATTCAGGAACGTCAGGTTCCACAACAAGATGTTCGGCGCCGCCTGCATATACGAGGGCGTCAAGGAGTAA
- a CDS encoding 1,4-dihydroxy-2-naphthoate octaprenyltransferase, with protein sequence MADVKPVKAGWVNVFRPWTLHGAVVPVIIGGAVALKDDGFVWWLFIMIVVCGCLLQSAANILNTYGDFVKGTDTVENETRSPELVTGTLTPKKVLTVGLLCLGIVALCGLVFIWHTGWEMLLFGLFGIGGASLYTVGMSYKYLGLGQIGCFLCMGLLMPVGTYYTMADAWSWEPVILGLPNAFMITAVLCGNELRDYDEDRKANVGTLCGRMSYGSARKLYLIENLMGFAILAAIVAVGYAHWACLLAFAALWDAKRLYDNMLRAPEDPGCNRLLVPRAFTLNWHFGVLLTAGYLIAVYLL encoded by the coding sequence ATGGCGGACGTGAAGCCTGTAAAGGCCGGATGGGTGAATGTTTTCCGCCCGTGGACACTTCACGGCGCCGTCGTGCCCGTAATCATCGGAGGCGCAGTCGCACTCAAGGACGACGGTTTCGTCTGGTGGCTTTTCATCATGATCGTGGTCTGCGGATGTCTTCTGCAGTCCGCGGCGAACATCCTCAACACCTACGGGGATTTCGTCAAGGGTACCGACACCGTCGAGAACGAGACCCGCTCCCCCGAGCTGGTCACCGGCACCCTGACCCCCAAGAAGGTCCTCACGGTGGGGCTTCTCTGCCTGGGGATCGTCGCCCTATGCGGACTCGTGTTCATATGGCACACCGGCTGGGAGATGCTGCTCTTCGGACTGTTCGGCATCGGGGGAGCCAGCCTGTACACCGTCGGCATGTCCTACAAATATCTGGGCCTAGGACAGATCGGGTGTTTCCTCTGCATGGGGTTGCTCATGCCCGTCGGCACCTACTACACCATGGCGGATGCCTGGTCCTGGGAGCCCGTGATTCTAGGACTGCCCAACGCCTTCATGATCACCGCCGTCCTCTGCGGCAACGAGCTCCGTGACTATGATGAGGACAGGAAGGCGAACGTAGGCACCCTCTGCGGACGCATGAGCTACGGGAGTGCCAGGAAGCTCTACCTCATCGAGAATCTAATGGGCTTCGCGATCCTGGCGGCCATCGTCGCCGTCGGATACGCCCACTGGGCGTGCCTGCTCGCATTCGCCGCCCTGTGGGACGCGAAGAGGCTCTACGACAACATGCTCAGGGCCCCGGAGGATCCGGGATGCAACCGCCTCCTGGTACCCAGGGCGTTCACTCTGAATTGGCATTTCGGGGTCCTGCTCACCGCAGGGTATCTTATAGCCGTGTATCTTTTGTGA
- a CDS encoding putative Na+-dependent transporter: MKALDLVCSTAFMMGAALVISLITNASGAFPDDVLNSDIRSNITVFLLAAMMCLTLSRIPFRNLNPVTNWKSVTKAVLLGLVFASVIPLAAYVILNQIPSYEKYANGLVFIAATPFAASVGPLSLILRGDLEHALRSTIIVYVVSLVWIPFIIWITLGELVDMFDVVLTVIKIIGIPLVVSRLLTKVKIDKTIMSVVLNCTIAFLVWLSVSATNFPKEMSILAVFIAVAGIRDFGLGTATEVTEKRAHIAWSTRVTDILMISYKNKGIAIALCVSLMKGPEIGNAMVAIAASIVIEVIWVAFMDSVLFSKKRMEKELAEDSREGIKQTWES, translated from the coding sequence ATGAAGGCGTTGGACCTGGTATGCAGCACGGCGTTCATGATGGGCGCGGCTCTTGTCATCTCGCTCATCACGAACGCGTCCGGGGCGTTCCCCGACGACGTACTCAACTCGGACATCCGTAGCAACATCACCGTGTTCCTGCTGGCGGCCATGATGTGCCTGACCCTCTCCAGGATCCCGTTCCGCAACCTCAACCCCGTAACGAACTGGAAATCGGTCACCAAAGCCGTCCTTCTGGGTCTTGTCTTCGCCTCCGTCATACCCCTCGCCGCCTACGTAATCCTCAACCAGATCCCCTCGTACGAGAAGTACGCCAACGGTTTGGTCTTCATCGCGGCGACCCCCTTCGCGGCTTCGGTCGGCCCCCTGTCCCTCATACTCAGGGGAGACCTGGAGCATGCCCTCCGTTCCACCATCATCGTCTACGTCGTATCCCTCGTCTGGATCCCGTTCATCATCTGGATCACCCTCGGTGAACTAGTGGACATGTTCGATGTCGTACTGACCGTCATCAAGATCATCGGAATCCCGCTGGTGGTCTCCAGGCTGCTGACCAAGGTGAAGATCGACAAGACGATTATGTCCGTGGTGCTCAACTGCACCATCGCGTTCCTCGTCTGGCTCTCTGTTTCCGCCACCAACTTCCCGAAGGAGATGTCCATCCTCGCGGTGTTCATCGCCGTCGCTGGCATCAGGGACTTCGGCCTCGGTACCGCGACCGAGGTCACTGAGAAAAGAGCGCACATCGCATGGTCCACCAGGGTCACCGACATCCTCATGATCTCCTACAAGAACAAGGGGATCGCAATCGCGCTCTGCGTCTCCCTGATGAAGGGTCCGGAGATCGGCAACGCCATGGTCGCCATCGCGGCATCCATCGTCATCGAGGTCATCTGGGTCGCGTTCATGGACTCCGTGCTGTTCTCGAAGAAGAGGATGGAGAAGGAGCTCGCGGAGGATTCAAGGGAAGGGATCAAGCAGACCTGGGAGAGCTGA
- a CDS encoding O-6-methylguanine DNA methyltransferase: MGEEHIGTFMTAIGMVSIVTDGNTVRAVYLPSQNLPAMEEGTDPVMEQAVREIDEYLAGRRKVFDVPISIDGSDFAVDVLVSMSEIPYGETVTYSQLAEKSGHPGAARAVGTVCANNVLPILIPCHRVLASTGIGQYSGGVALKQRLLNIEKEYR, translated from the coding sequence ATGGGAGAGGAACACATCGGCACATTCATGACGGCCATAGGCATGGTCAGCATCGTCACCGACGGCAATACCGTCAGGGCCGTCTATCTCCCTTCTCAGAACCTGCCCGCGATGGAGGAGGGGACCGATCCCGTCATGGAGCAGGCCGTCCGCGAGATCGACGAGTATCTCGCGGGAAGGAGGAAGGTGTTCGATGTGCCGATCAGCATCGACGGGAGCGACTTCGCCGTGGACGTGCTCGTATCCATGTCGGAGATCCCGTACGGGGAGACCGTGACGTACTCCCAGCTGGCGGAGAAGTCGGGACATCCGGGCGCCGCCCGTGCCGTGGGGACCGTCTGCGCCAACAACGTGCTCCCAATCCTGATCCCCTGCCACAGGGTCCTTGCCTCCACGGGCATCGGGCAGTACTCCGGAGGGGTCGCCCTCAAGCAGCGCCTCCTGAACATCGAGAAGGAATACAGATGA
- a CDS encoding hydrogenase expression/formation protein HypD yields the protein MTMFKYRDEETAAKIVKAIKDLDVKCRVMHICGTHQDTIVRFGLTSLLEDAGIEVHQGPGCPVCVTTSREIADAITMARNGLTICAFGDMMRVPTTIGSLFDAKADGCDVRIVYSIEDAVRMARAEPAKKFVFVGVGFETTAPSTGVPLVHGDAPENFTVYSCHRYTVPCIDKILGMGEVKIDGLIQPGHVCVITGLGPFRKFSEQCGIPQVVCGFEPLDMLMSCYLLAKQIHDGKAVIENEYSRLVRDNGNEKARQILSEVFYPTDGEWRGFPVIENSIMTLKPEFADHDAKKVYEDILKKTPSVEEDANGCSCGEVLRGLIDSEQCPLFGTACKPTSPQGPCMVSMEGNCNIAYRFRGRL from the coding sequence GTGACCATGTTCAAATACAGAGACGAGGAGACGGCAGCCAAGATCGTCAAGGCGATCAAGGACCTGGACGTCAAGTGCAGGGTCATGCACATCTGCGGGACCCACCAGGACACCATAGTGAGGTTCGGTCTCACCAGCCTCCTGGAGGATGCCGGCATCGAGGTCCACCAGGGACCGGGATGCCCCGTCTGCGTCACCACCTCCAGGGAGATCGCCGACGCCATCACCATGGCCAGGAACGGTCTCACCATCTGCGCCTTCGGGGACATGATGAGGGTGCCCACCACCATCGGTTCCCTCTTCGATGCCAAGGCGGACGGCTGCGATGTCAGGATCGTCTACTCCATCGAGGACGCGGTCAGGATGGCCCGCGCCGAACCCGCCAAGAAGTTCGTCTTCGTCGGTGTGGGATTCGAGACCACCGCCCCCTCCACCGGTGTCCCCCTGGTCCATGGCGACGCCCCCGAGAATTTTACCGTATACTCCTGCCACCGCTACACCGTCCCCTGCATCGACAAGATCCTGGGGATGGGCGAGGTGAAGATCGACGGTCTCATCCAGCCCGGGCACGTCTGTGTGATCACCGGCCTCGGGCCGTTCCGCAAGTTCTCCGAGCAGTGCGGCATCCCCCAGGTCGTCTGTGGGTTCGAGCCCCTGGACATGCTGATGTCCTGCTACCTGCTCGCCAAGCAGATTCACGACGGCAAGGCGGTCATAGAGAACGAGTACTCCCGCCTCGTGAGGGACAACGGAAACGAGAAGGCCCGCCAGATCCTGTCCGAGGTGTTCTACCCCACCGACGGCGAGTGGAGGGGATTCCCGGTCATCGAGAACTCCATCATGACCCTCAAACCCGAGTTCGCCGACCACGACGCGAAGAAGGTCTACGAGGACATCCTGAAGAAGACCCCCAGCGTCGAGGAGGACGCCAACGGATGTTCCTGCGGAGAGGTGCTCCGGGGACTAATCGACTCCGAGCAGTGCCCGCTGTTCGGGACCGCCTGCAAACCTACTTCCCCCCAGGGACCCTGCATGGTCTCCATGGAGGGGAACTGCAACATCGCATACCGCTTCAGGGGGCGCCTCTGA
- a CDS encoding Zn finger protein HypA/HybF (possibly regulating hydrogenase expression) codes for MRGTIRVDDMHEASVTADIVDAVLQELKNYKVTKVNEVTIVVGDLTQLGTEQMQFAWEVLTDGNILKGSRLTIKPQPVVLRCRSCGFEGPAKTVDFGEGSSDHNIPVLSCPDCGGKVDVIEGSACRIESFDIEEEE; via the coding sequence ATGCGCGGGACCATACGCGTGGACGATATGCACGAGGCATCCGTTACCGCAGACATCGTGGACGCCGTTCTACAGGAACTGAAGAACTACAAGGTAACCAAGGTCAACGAGGTCACCATCGTTGTCGGCGACCTCACGCAGCTCGGTACGGAGCAGATGCAGTTCGCCTGGGAGGTCCTGACCGACGGGAACATCCTGAAGGGATCCAGGCTTACCATCAAGCCGCAGCCCGTCGTCCTCAGATGCAGGAGCTGCGGGTTCGAGGGCCCGGCGAAGACCGTTGATTTCGGAGAGGGGAGTTCCGACCACAACATCCCCGTTCTTTCCTGCCCCGACTGCGGCGGCAAGGTTGACGTCATCGAGGGCAGCGCATGCCGTATCGAGAGTTTCGACATCGAAGAGGAGGAGTGA